One Chanodichthys erythropterus isolate Z2021 chromosome 10, ASM2448905v1, whole genome shotgun sequence DNA segment encodes these proteins:
- the tor4aa gene encoding torsin-4A: MGEQDPSDRLKGDQPKEIKENGTGSFSQFSSSVRAMVRIRQKYQAMKKRRLEISTLSQSIMSPRSTSPKYFTFDNLHETINRKPASPRKRKKKRKVMYPSSSLRAVPTKERSRAKNCLYLLCIIVFLQVYNAIENLDDHVLKYDLDGLEKTLNREVFGQHEVTERLLGHLHEYLSTYVHNKPLVLSLHGPTGVGKSHVGRLLAQHFRSVVGDELVMQYFVLHHCPTEDDIPQCTKSLDSNISEMVNQAEEMEKIPVFIFDEVEHMPRELLDTLRDLIQPQNNNEYLNAIYILISNLGHEDITKFVLHNSSVAVSGRLSLSQELTPLLNSYLQRYHMLFLEAEFLPFMLLEKSHVMDCFIDEMSREGFYPDRSHVERLAEELSYYIVGEREFSHTGCRQVVAKVNLL; the protein is encoded by the coding sequence ATGGGAGAACAAGACCCAAGTGACAGGCTGAAGGGGGACCAGCCGAAAGAGATAAAGGAAAATGGCACCGGAAGTTTCTCCCAGTTCTCCTCAAGCGTACGCGCCATGGTGCGCATTCGCCAGAAGTACCAGGCCATGAAGAAACGGCGTCTGGAGATATCAACTTTGTCCCAGAGCATCATGTCTCCGCGGTCCACCAGCCCAAAGTATTTCACATTTGACAATCTTCACGAGACTATAAACCGCAAACCCGCTTCCCCacgcaaaagaaagaaaaagaggaaggTCATGTATCCGAGCAGCAGTTTGAGAGCCGTACCCACAAAAGAGCGCAGCCGTGCAAAGAACTGCCTGTACTTGTTGTGCATCATCGTCTTTCTACAGGTTTACAACGCCATCGAGAACTTGGACGACCACGTGCTCAAATATGATCTAGATGGTCTGGAGAAGACCCTTAACAGGGAAGTGTTTGGCCAACATGAAGTGACGGAGCGCCTTCTGGGTCATTTACATGAATATTTGTCAACTTATGTACACAATAAACCTTTGGTGTTGTCGCTTCACGGACCTACTGGAGTTGGGAAGAGCCACGTTGGCCGATTACTGGCTCAGCATTTCCGCTCGGTTGTTGGAGATGAGTTGGTGATGCAGTACTTTGTGCTGCACCATTGCCCAACAGAAGACgatatcccacaatgcaccaaaTCTCTGGACTCTAACATCTCGGAAATGGTCAACCAAGCTGAGGAAATGGAGAAGATACCGGTCTTCATCTTCGATGAAGTGGAACACATGCCCAGGGAGTTGCTGGACACGTTGCGAGACCTGATTCAGCCCCAAAACAACAATGAATACTTAAACGCCATCTACATCCTCATCAGCAACCTGGGACACGAAGATATCACCAAGTTCGTCCTGCACAACTCCAGCGTCGCCGTCTCAGGCCGTCTGAGCTTGAGTCAGGAGCTGACGCCTTTGTTAAACAGTTACCTTCAAAGATACCACATGCTGTTTTTGGAAGCAGAGTTCCTGCCCTTTATGCTTTTGGAGAAGAGCCACGTAATGGATTGTTTTATTGACGAGATGTCCAGGGAAGGATTCTACCCGGATCGATCGCATGTAGAAAGACTTGCGGAAGAACTATCATACTATATAGTTGGCGAACGGGAGTTTTCTCACACCGGATGCAGGCAGGTTGTGGCAAAAGTCAACCTTCTCTGA
- the zgc:56235 gene encoding voltage-dependent anion-selective channel protein 2-like: MAVPPAYSDLGKAAKDIFSKGYGFGIVKLDLKTKSQNGVEFNTSGSTNTDTGKAGGSLETKYKMSDLGLSFNQKWNTDNMLSTEVSVEDQLAQGLKVALDTSFVPNTGKRSGKLKTGYKRDFVNMSCDIDFEGPVVHSAAVLGYEGWLAGYQMAFDTAKSKLVQNHFALGYKTEDFQLHTNVNDGAEFGGSVYQKVSDQLETAVTLSWTTGSNNTRFGVAAKYQLDKDASLSAKVNNSSLIGVGYTQSLRPGVKLTLSALIDGKNFNTGGHKVGLGFELEA, encoded by the exons ATGGCTGTTCCTCCTGCATACTCAGACCTGGGAAAAGCAGCCAAGGACATCTTCAGCAAGGGTTACG GTTTTGGGATTGTTAAATTGGACCTCAAGACTAAATCTCAAAATGGAGTG GAGTTCAACACATCTGGATCCACCAACACGGACACGGGAAAAGCTGGCGGGAGTTTGGAGACCAAGTATAAAATGAGTGATCTGGGATTGAGTTTCAACCAGAAGTGGAACACAGACAACATGCTCAGTACAGAAGTCTCTGTGGAAGACCAG CTTGCGCAGGGGTTGAAAGTGGCCCTGGATACGTCTTTTGTCCCGAACACAGG TAAGAGGAGCGGTAAACTGAAGACCGGCTACAAGCGTGACTTCGTCAACATGAGCTGCGACATTGATTTTGAGGGTCCGGTCGTGCACTCTGCAGCGGTTCTGGGATATGAAGGCTGGCTCGCGGGCTACCAGATGGCGTTTGACACCGCCAAGTCCAAACTGGTGCAAAATCACTTCGCTCTGGGATACAAGACCGAAGACTTCCAGCTTCACACCAACGT TAATGACGGAGCTGAGTTCGGAGGATCGGTCTATCAGAAGGTGAGTGATCAGCTGGAGACGGCCGTCACTTTGTCCTGGACCACCGGCAGCAACAACACACGCTTCGGAGTTGCTGCAAAGTACCAGCTAGATAAAGACGCCTCGTTGTCT GCCAAAGTGAACAATTCCAGCCTGATTGGAGTTGGTTACACTCAGAGTCTTCGACCTG GGGTGAAACTCACTCTCTCGGCTCTCATCGATGGAAAAAACTTCAACACTGGCGGACACAAGGTTGGACTGGGTTTTGAGCTGGAAGCGTAG
- the slc25a1b gene encoding tricarboxylate transport protein B, mitochondrial isoform X1 — protein sequence MSVNPKFVSPFHRPHCLSAAAPAGQAKLTHPGKAILAGGIAGGIEICITFPTEYVKTQLQLDEKANPPRYKGIVDCVQQTVRGHGVKGLYRGLSSLLYGSIPKAAVRFGMFEFLSNKMRDESGKLDSTRGLLCGLGAGVAEAVVVVCPMETVKVKFIHDQSSANPKYRGFFHGVREIIRTQGLKGTYQGLTATVLKQGSNQAIRFYVMTALRNWYKGDNPNKTINPFITGAFGAIAGAASVFGNTPLDVIKTRMQGLEAHKYKSTVDCAIKIMKHEGPAAFYKGTIPRLGRVCLDVAIVFIIYEEVVKVLNKVWKTD from the exons atgtcaGTGAACCCGAAATTTGTGAGTCCTTTCCACAGACCGCACTGTTTATCAGCCGCTGCGCCCGCCGGACAAGCCAAACTCACACACCCTGGAAAGGCAATTTTAGCTG GAGGGATTGCCGGAGGAATTGAAATCTGCATCACGTTTCCTACGGAGTATGTGAAAACTCAACTACAGTTAGACGAGAAGGCGAACCCGCCTCGGTACAAAGGCATCG TTGACTGTGTGCAGCAGACGGTGCGTGGTCATGGGGTGAAGGGGCTGTACAGGGGTCTGAGCTCTCTGCTCTATGGATCCATTCCCAAAGCTGCGGTGAG GTTTGGGATGTTTGAATTCCTCAGTAATAAGATGAGGGATGAATCTGGGAAGTTGGACAGCACGCGGGGGTTACTCTGCGGTCTGGGCGCAGGAGTCGCGGAGGCTGTAGTCGTGGTGTGTCCGATGGAGACTGTGAAG GTCAAATTCATCCATGATCAGTCCTCAGCGAACCCAAAGTACAGAGGGTTTTTCCACGGTGTGAGAGAAATAATCAGAACACAAG GACTCAAAGGAACATATCAGGGATTGACCGCAACAGTACTGAAACAGGGCTCAAACCAGGCCATCCGATTCTACGTAATGACGGCTCTGAGAAACTGGTACAAAG GCGATAACCCCAATAAGACTATTAACCCCTTCATAACCGGAGCGTTTGGAGCCATTGCTGGAGCCGCAAGCGTGTTTGGAAATACACCATTGGATGTGATCAAAACTAGAATGCAG GGATTAGAAGCTCATAAATACAAGAGCACAGTTGACTGCGCCATCAAAATCATGAAACACGAAGGACCAGCTGC ATTTTACAAAGGCACCATCCCCAGATTAGGTCGGGTGTGTTTGGACGTGGCTATAGTGTTCATAATCTACGAGGAAGTGGTTAAAGTTCTCAATAAGGTGTGGAAGACCGATTAA
- the slc25a1b gene encoding tricarboxylate transport protein B, mitochondrial isoform X2 has product MFEFLSNKMRDESGKLDSTRGLLCGLGAGVAEAVVVVCPMETVKVKFIHDQSSANPKYRGFFHGVREIIRTQGLKGTYQGLTATVLKQGSNQAIRFYVMTALRNWYKGDNPNKTINPFITGAFGAIAGAASVFGNTPLDVIKTRMQGLEAHKYKSTVDCAIKIMKHEGPAAFYKGTIPRLGRVCLDVAIVFIIYEEVVKVLNKVWKTD; this is encoded by the exons ATGTTTGAATTCCTCAGTAATAAGATGAGGGATGAATCTGGGAAGTTGGACAGCACGCGGGGGTTACTCTGCGGTCTGGGCGCAGGAGTCGCGGAGGCTGTAGTCGTGGTGTGTCCGATGGAGACTGTGAAG GTCAAATTCATCCATGATCAGTCCTCAGCGAACCCAAAGTACAGAGGGTTTTTCCACGGTGTGAGAGAAATAATCAGAACACAAG GACTCAAAGGAACATATCAGGGATTGACCGCAACAGTACTGAAACAGGGCTCAAACCAGGCCATCCGATTCTACGTAATGACGGCTCTGAGAAACTGGTACAAAG GCGATAACCCCAATAAGACTATTAACCCCTTCATAACCGGAGCGTTTGGAGCCATTGCTGGAGCCGCAAGCGTGTTTGGAAATACACCATTGGATGTGATCAAAACTAGAATGCAG GGATTAGAAGCTCATAAATACAAGAGCACAGTTGACTGCGCCATCAAAATCATGAAACACGAAGGACCAGCTGC ATTTTACAAAGGCACCATCCCCAGATTAGGTCGGGTGTGTTTGGACGTGGCTATAGTGTTCATAATCTACGAGGAAGTGGTTAAAGTTCTCAATAAGGTGTGGAAGACCGATTAA